One part of the Arabidopsis thaliana chromosome 1 sequence genome encodes these proteins:
- a CDS encoding Zinc finger C-x8-C-x5-C-x3-H type family protein, with amino-acid sequence MDSSHYNPTYDPWNSPYSPHLHPPSAPLPPPPPLPPPPPPRQSHPESPNLYGRSTQSNGQRQDYLHQYSHHRQDLPPNTVVNQPTSNYYQHPPPLQQQHQPLSLQQQQQHPQYIPQQVSYEPQRISQPLTSSIQCTESQSDWVGFNEKRLDSWTVDSGPGRSRVDDGPSRNYQYDYSRNSSGVNRGLDGSSRSRDEFRSLGYARKESGVTRTEGNYQARGQLKSESDRYVRGLGDGNRVLSSSVGYGSDRYGLTVSRDVTRSSASREGARETRNEGRTLYPEKKDDYYHSEIEQYFDRGRREASNELNRTPRKQVQKKSALLRLETPRSYKNSRENEWSRQHNHHNGNGKRFNSNSYRGKEHLGHSDRGLVEKQRGRSPVDLDISFKSNVLVAKPVASPTSAGIRSGASVTPRSIKARRALLSDKNEKVSVTERNGKLGTHLSDEISVSEGFRRSTRQTTASKNEKEPDSHSTPSSSDSGGKLNKVRFVNGVVQDSKVKLTDSGPEASTHDTEKISSFCETLIEAKDDINVKHGINTEACSTEEGVIDGNQSTLKSHEDVLDRTSTDCNAGEALLPKVMEMDEILKTKTTINTSPGKLPVSWPTVADLSGCSEDMDCDEDMDCDEDMDCIPSRNIPMMEVNTGFEERKSINSSDGSLGYGGKDFQKPYLDASIYFNREDPGDKVLAKSDIGGIEDDNKRIDKNVDSLSPENDSSRGRPMGLDSPASLDIANVSLDLANSNNSASGDLANANSFTVGTYMNPMVTSPDKSVVFQMESKNLPHCKNTVNAPVENVSGKGYMETTPLNVAAETADNMDSEEGKQTCVNDTSSSLTKVGVKGSSNVLSVERTGGCSHSDESDLAMAVPSEGCMENVSTERLVPDEELILKSYHPAEIPCVDSGSDSRGLKTCLLEPNVSLSKDLTDCARESLVEQDVSQRSAIFCDKLPSLSAFVTETTLAIGINGMSGNETVTDTESGLHEIQPCTTVCKLSPEDRFGYGSSGAIGSVRSLSIDKNLEKDSSKVSSCLVSDNSVSPCHISPLVAVNEEIQNKISVKANYSNSQDGIKHKEDNCTESVEVETHEEKAKLPGGTSKYRTPVTNITAGSGGDSLFLCDSLSSSRRRIRSEVHVSAVVDETSKGEEKSKPSGGIVAVRRDSVFPCDSLSSSPRLSRPLRSEIHVASMVDETSKSIEKIESSGGTSEHRTPETDIVAGSRDSVFPCNSLSNSQRLSFRQLRSEIHVANMVDETNRVKESQNGDSLLDTLQEQIMTSHELTQPGSSAHCDLVMKPMGDPIAKLTDITSDVGSQEKDLRNIAKTDTFDGEAVSSDGQVSGTEIPGGSGVRVSRSYSHADVKFALTHVKEHVVSVPHRDPQSKTSMNSKYEIEKRKKKPNYSTQKSYPSSLPYVSDTKKDANPPIHITKRHTWHRKSDASPSSFVAAKPLSSTLSTQQKFPKVTAQSNNSYVRKGNSLLRKPSHGSPGAALGIPPSAIQLNHFTVEDKSTGSSNMVDVDNASSLVKTGEIATLERQSKPPSDSSTSKLSNAIATSSGKCALSYSTDHLTTGLPESIMDSATSGEANFPHSGGDTLKTSDTLIQTGYASDCQQKRNPSDLDSSNLKRMVYVKRKANQLVAASDIHDVSQNQIPSSDGYFKRSKNQLVRNSESRCNQSISLPDDALDTRSAANMVSERPSSSAFSDSAVMRPFKQSKFSLVWTQNDPQPRMPIAHMRNQNIVPQLVPWKRVTYWRRLMNSVSAFRNGSSLNISRKLSMMRKRHTIYTRSTNGYSLRKSKVLSVGGSHLKWSKSIERDSRKANEEATLAVAAYSKKESEKQSGQNNTSTASRNHLARERVFRFGSLRYKMDSSRRTLQRISDVDSPCSGPSENGKGVKRPFIPKRLVIGNEEYVRFGNGNQLVRDPKKRTRVLANEKVRWSLHNARLRLAKKKKYCQFFTRFGKCNKDDGKCPYVHDPSKIAVCTKFLNGLCANANCKLTHKVFLLSHCCIIVLTEISNWITYFFHRSFQKGCLIVLIICKVRISTVLRSHCGYSQY; translated from the exons ATGGATTCTTCTCATTACAATCCTACCTACGATCCATGGAATTCTCCTTActctcctcatcttcatcctccCTCTGCTCCTCTTCCGCCGCCACCGCCGTTaccgcctcctcctcctcctcgtcAATCTCATCCCGAAAGCCCTAATTTATATGGTCGATCAACTCAGAGCAATGGTCAACGTCAAGATTACCTCCATCAATACTCTCATCATCGCCAAGATCTTCCGCCCAATACGGTGGTTAATCAGCCGACTTCAAACTACTACCAGCATCCGCCACCGCTCCAGCAACAGCATCAGCCACTATCGcttcagcagcagcagcagcatcCTCAATACATTCCTCAGCAGGTTAGTTATGAGCCTCAAAGAATATCACAGCCGTTGACATCGAGTATTCAATGTACGGAATCTCAGTCTGATTGGGTTGGGTTCAATGAAAAGCGGCTTGATTCATGGACAGTGGATTCAGGTCCGGGTCGAAGCCGAGTGGATGATGGTCCAAGCCGTAACTATCAGTATGACTACAGCCGTAACTCGTCGGGTGTTAATCGTGGTTTAGATGGTAGTTCTAGGTCTAGAGATGAGTTTCGTAGTCTTGGATATGCTAGAAAAGAATCTGGAGTCACTAGAACAGAGGGGAATTATCAAGCCCGTGGTCAGTTAAAATCAGAATCCGATAGATATGTTAGGGGTTTAGGTGATGGAAATAGGGTTTTATCCTCTAGTGTTGGTTATGGCAGTGACAGATATGGTCTTACAGTAAGTCGAGATGTGACTAGGTCATCAGCAAGCCGTGAAGGGGCTAGAGAAACACGTAATGAAGGGAGGACTCTCTATCCCGAGAAAAAGGATGATTACTATCATTCTGAGATTGAACAATATTTTGATCGTGGAAGGAGAGAGGCGAGCAATGAGTTGAATCGAACACCTAGGAAACAAGTTCAGAAGAAGAGTGCTCTGCTAAGGCTTGAAACTCCAAGATCCTATAAAAACAGTAGAGAGAATGAATGGTCTCGGCAACATAATCATCATAATGGTAATGGGAAAAGGTTTAACTCTAACTCATATAGGGGTAAGGAACACTTGGGTCATTCTGATCGTGGACTGGTGGAGAAGCAAAGGGGGAGAAGTCCAGTGGATCTtgatatatcatttaaatCGAATGTTCTGGTAGCTAAGCCCGTAGCATCACCTACAAGTGCAGGCATCCGTTCGGGTGCGTCTGTGACACCTAGGTCTATTAAAGCTAGAAGAGCTTTGCTTTCTGataaaaatgagaaagttTCAGTAACTGAAAGAAATGGAAAGCTGGGAACCCATTTGTCAGATGAGATTTCGGTTTCTGAGGGCTTCAGACGGTCTACAAGGCAAACTACTGCatctaaaaatgaaaaagaaccTGACAGTCACTCAACCCCGTCTTCCAGTGATTCTGGTGGTAAGCTAAACAAGGTACGATTTGTTAATGGTGTCGTTCAGGACAGCAAAGTCAAACTTACCGATTCAGGTCCTGAAGCTTCAACTCATGATACAGAAAAGATCTCTAGTTTTTGTGAGACTTTGATAGAGGCCAAGGATGACATTAATGTCAAACATGGTATCAATACGGAGGCTTGCTCCACTGAGGAAGGTGTTATTGATGGAAATCAAAGTACACTGAAGTCTCATGAAGATGTGTTGGACAGAACGAGCACTGATTGTAATGCAGGCGAAGCGCTTTTGCCGAAGGTCATGGAGATGGATGAAATCCTGAAGACAAAGACAACAATCAATACGTCTCCTGGTAAGTTACCTGTATCATGGCCAACCGTCGCTGATCTTTCTGGGTGTTCTGAGGACATGGATTGTGATGAGGATATGGATTGTGATGAGGACATGGATTGTATACCATCAAGGAATATACCAATGATGGAAGTAAATACTGggtttgaagaaagaaaatccatTAATTCATCTGATGGATCTTTGGGTTATGGAGGAAAGGATTTTCAGAAGCCATATCTAGATGCTTCCATCTATTTTAATAGAGAAGACCCTGGTGATAAGGTGTTGGCGAAGTCAGATATCGGTGGTATTGAAGATGACAACAAGAGGATTGATAAGAATGTAGATTCCTTGTCTCCTGAAAATGACTCCTCTAGGGGTCGCCCCATGGGTCTGGATTCCCCTGCCTCTCTGGACATTGCTAATGTTTCATTGGATCTTGCTAATTCAAATAATAGTGCGTCAGGGGATCTTGCTAATGCTAACAGTTTTACCGTTGGGACATATATGAATCCTATGGTCACGTCACCTGATAAGAGTGTAGTTTTCCAGATGGAAAGTAAAAATCTTCCTCACTGCAAAAACACAGTCAATGCACCGGTTGAGAATGTTAGCGGAAAAGGATACATGGAAACTACGCCTCTTAATGTTGCTGCAGAAACGGCTGACAATATGGACAGTGAAGAAGGTAAACAGACTTGTGTAAACGACACTTCTTCATCTCTGACAAAGGTTGGAGTAAAGGGATCATCAAATGTGCTGTCTGTGGAGAGGACTGGTGGCTGTTCGCATAGTGATGAATCTGATTTAGCTATGGCAGTGCCATCTGAGGGGTGTATGGAAAATGTAAGCACCGAGAGACTTGTCCCTGATGAGGAGCTGATTTTGAAATCTTATCATCCTGCAGAAATTCCTTGTGTAGATAGTGGTTCTGATAGTAGAGGTTTGAAAACTTGTTTATTGGAGCCAAATGTTTCTCTTAGCAAAGATCTTACTGATTGTGCGAGAGAGAGTCTTGTTGAGCAAGATGTTAGCCAAAGATCTGCCATATTTTGTGATAAATTACCTAGCTTGTCTGCGTTCGTAACTGAAACAACTCTTGCAATTGGAATTAATGGCATGTCTGGTAATGAAACAGTTACTGATACTGAATCTGGTCTCCACGAAATTCAACCATGTACAACAGTATGTAAGTTGTCTCCTGAAGATCGTTTTGGATATGGATCATCTGGTGCCATTGGTTCTGTCCGGAGTCTCTCTATAGataaaaatcttgaaaaggATTCTTCAAAGGTCAGTTCTTGCTTAGTATCTGATAATTCTGTTAGTCCTTGTCATATTTCGCCATTGGTGGCAGTGAATGAGgagatacaaaacaaaatatctgtTAAAGCTAACTACAGTAATTCTCAAGATGGCATCAAGCATAAGGAAGATAATTGTACTGAAAGCGTTGAGGTAGAAACTCATGAAGAGAAAGCAAAGCTTCCTGGAGGAACTTCTAAGTACAGAACTCCGGTAACTAATATTACTGCTGGTAGTGGGGGGGactctctgtttttatgtGATTCTTTATCCAGCTCACGAAGGCGGATACGGAGTGAAGTTCATGTTTCGGCTGTGGTTGATGAAACTAGCAAAGGTGAAGAGAAATCCAAGCCTTCTGGTGGTATTGTTGCTGTTAGGAGGGATTCAGTGTTTCCATGTGATTCTCTATCCAGCTCGCCTAGGCTGTCCAGACCGTTACGGAGTGAAATTCATGTTGCTTCTATGGTTGATGAAACTAGCAAATCTATAGAGAAAATAGAGTCTTCTGGTGGAACTTCTGAGCACAGAACTCCGGAAACTGATATTGTTGCTGGTAGTAGGGATTCAGTGTTTCCATGTAATTCTTTATCAAACTCACAAAGGCTGAGCTTCAGGCAGTTACGGAGTGAAATTCATGTTGCTAATATGGTTGATGAAACCAACAGAGTTAAAGAGAGTCAAAATGGAGATAGTCTTTTAGATACTTTACAAGAGCAAATTATGACCTCCCATGAGTTAACCCAGCCAGGTTCTTCGGCGCATTGTGATTTAGTTATGAAGCCAATGGGTGATCCAATAGCGAAACTGACTGATATAACTTCTGATGTGGGCTCTCAAGAAAAAGACTTACGGAACATTGCTAAGACTGATACATTTGATGGCGAAGCAGTGTCATCTGATGGACAAGTTTCTGGAACTGAAATTCCTGGTGGTTCAGGTGTTCGTGTGTCCAGATCATACTCACATGCAGATGTTAAATTTGCTTTGACCCATGTTAAAGAGCATGTAGTCTCTGTACCACACCGGGATCCCCAAAGTAAGACATCTATGAATTCTAAGTATGAAAtagaaaagaggaaaaagaaaccCAATTACTCTACTCAGAAAAGTTATCCCAGTTCCCTGCCTTATGTGTCTGACACTAAGAAAGATGCTAACCCTCCAATTCATATCACAAAGCGTCACACTTGGCATCGAAAGTCCGATGCTTCTCCCTCTTCTTTTGTAGCTGCCAAGCCTTTGTCGTCTACGTTGTCTACACAACAGAAGTTTCCCAAAGTGACTGCCCAATCTAATAATAGTTACGTACGTAAAGGGAATAGTCTTCTTCGAAAACCCTCACATGGTTCTCCTGGTGCTGCCCTTGGAATACCTCCATCTGCTATCCAGTTGAACCATTTCACTGTGGAAGACAAAAGCACGGGATCTTCCAATATGGTTGATGTAGATAATGCTTCTTCACTTGTTAAAACAGGGGAAATAGCTACTCTTGAGAGGCAGTCAAAGCCTCCCTCAGACAGCAGCACTTCCAAACTATCAAATGCCATCGCTACTTCATCAGGAAAATGTGCTTTATCTTACAGCACGGATCATCTCACCACTGGTTTACCTGAGTCTATCATGGATTCTGCTACATCTGGAGAAGCTAATTTTCCACATTCTGGTGGGGACACATTGAAGACATCTGATACACTGATTCAGACGGGTTATGCTTCAGATTGCCAGCAGAAGAGAAATCCGTCTGACTTGGATTCTTCAAATTTGAAGAGAATGGTATATGTCAAGAGAAAGGCAAATCAGTTGGTTGCAGCTTCAGATATTCATGATGTAAGTCAGAACCAGATTCCTTCCTCTGATGGGTACTTTAAGCGAAGTAAAAATCAGCTAGTAAGGAATTCAGAGAGCCGTTGCAATCAGTCAATTTCCTTGCCTGATGATGCATTAGATACACGATCAGCTGCAAACATGGTTTCGGAAAGACCATCTAGCTCAGCATTCTCTGACTCTG CTGTCATGCGACCATTTAAGCAATCAAAGTTTTCTCTGGTTTGGACGCAAAATGATCCGCAGCCAAGAATGCCCATAGCTCACATGCGAAATCAGAATATTGTGCCGCAACTTGTTCCCTGGAAAAGAGTGACGTACTGGAGAAGATTAATGAACTCAGTGTCTGCTTTCCGAAATGGTTCTTCTCTCAACATTAG CCGAAAGTTGTCAATGATGAGGAAGAGACACACAATTTACACAAGATCAACTAATGGGTATTCCCTCAGAAAATCTAAGGTATTAAGTGTTGGTGGGTCGCATTTAAAATGGTCCAAGTCCATTGAGAGAGACTCGAGAAAAGCTAATGAG GAGGCCACATTGGCTGTGGCTGCATactcaaagaaagaaagtgaaaagcaATCTGGACAAAATAATACTAGTACGGCGAGCAGAAACCATCTGGCAC GGGAGCGCGTTTTCAGGTTTGGTTCCCTTCGTTATAAAATGGACTCTTCAAGACGAACTCTTCAGAGAATATCTG atGTTGATTCACCGTGCTCTGGACCTTCTGAAAATGGAAAGGGTGTGAAAAGACCGTTTATCCCAAAGAGATTGGTGATCGGCAATGAAGA ATATGTTCGGTTCGGGAATGGTAACCAGCTTGTCAGAGATCCAAAGAAACGAACTCGTGTGTTGGCAAATGAGAAAGTCAGATGGAGCCTGCACAATGCCCGGTTGCGGTTggctaaaaagaagaagtactGCCAGTTTTTCACAAGATTTGGGAAATGCAACAAAGATGACGGAAAATGTCCCTATGTTCATGATCCCTCGAAAATTGCTGTTTGCACCAAATTTTTGAATGGATTGTGTGCAAATGCAAATTGCAAATTGACTCACAAGGTTTTCCTACTAAGTCATTGCTGCATAATTGTACTTACAGAAATCTCTAACTGGATAACTTATTTCTTCCACAGGTCATTCCAGAAAGGATGCCTGATTGTTCTTATTATCTGCAAGGTAAGAATTTCCACTGTACTAAGATCCCATTGCGGCTACTCACAATACTAA
- a CDS encoding Zinc finger C-x8-C-x5-C-x3-H type family protein has product MDSSHYNPTYDPWNSPYSPHLHPPSAPLPPPPPLPPPPPPRQSHPESPNLYGRSTQSNGQRQDYLHQYSHHRQDLPPNTVVNQPTSNYYQHPPPLQQQHQPLSLQQQQQHPQYIPQQVSYEPQRISQPLTSSIQCTESQSDWVGFNEKRLDSWTVDSGPGRSRVDDGPSRNYQYDYSRNSSGVNRGLDGSSRSRDEFRSLGYARKESGVTRTEGNYQARGQLKSESDRYVRGLGDGNRVLSSSVGYGSDRYGLTVSRDVTRSSASREGARETRNEGRTLYPEKKDDYYHSEIEQYFDRGRREASNELNRTPRKQVQKKSALLRLETPRSYKNSRENEWSRQHNHHNGNGKRFNSNSYRGKEHLGHSDRGLVEKQRGRSPVDLDISFKSNVLVAKPVASPTSAGIRSGASVTPRSIKARRALLSDKNEKVSVTERNGKLGTHLSDEISVSEGFRRSTRQTTASKNEKEPDSHSTPSSSDSGGKLNKVRFVNGVVQDSKVKLTDSGPEASTHDTEKISSFCETLIEAKDDINVKHGINTEACSTEEGVIDGNQSTLKSHEDVLDRTSTDCNAGEALLPKVMEMDEILKTKTTINTSPGKLPVSWPTVADLSGCSEDMDCDEDMDCDEDMDCIPSRNIPMMEVNTGFEERKSINSSDGSLGYGGKDFQKPYLDASIYFNREDPGDKVLAKSDIGGIEDDNKRIDKNVDSLSPENDSSRGRPMGLDSPASLDIANVSLDLANSNNSASGDLANANSFTVGTYMNPMVTSPDKSVVFQMESKNLPHCKNTVNAPVENVSGKGYMETTPLNVAAETADNMDSEEGKQTCVNDTSSSLTKVGVKGSSNVLSVERTGGCSHSDESDLAMAVPSEGCMENVSTERLVPDEELILKSYHPAEIPCVDSGSDSRGLKTCLLEPNVSLSKDLTDCARESLVEQDVSQRSAIFCDKLPSLSAFVTETTLAIGINGMSGNETVTDTESGLHEIQPCTTVCKLSPEDRFGYGSSGAIGSVRSLSIDKNLEKDSSKVSSCLVSDNSVSPCHISPLVAVNEEIQNKISVKANYSNSQDGIKHKEDNCTESVEVETHEEKAKLPGGTSKYRTPVTNITAGSGGDSLFLCDSLSSSRRRIRSEVHVSAVVDETSKGEEKSKPSGGIVAVRRDSVFPCDSLSSSPRLSRPLRSEIHVASMVDETSKSIEKIESSGGTSEHRTPETDIVAGSRDSVFPCNSLSNSQRLSFRQLRSEIHVANMVDETNRVKESQNGDSLLDTLQEQIMTSHELTQPGSSAHCDLVMKPMGDPIAKLTDITSDVGSQEKDLRNIAKTDTFDGEAVSSDGQVSGTEIPGGSGVRVSRSYSHADVKFALTHVKEHVVSVPHRDPQSKTSMNSKYEIEKRKKKPNYSTQKSYPSSLPYVSDTKKDANPPIHITKRHTWHRKSDASPSSFVAAKPLSSTLSTQQKFPKVTAQSNNSYVRKGNSLLRKPSHGSPGAALGIPPSAIQLNHFTVEDKSTGSSNMVDVDNASSLVKTGEIATLERQSKPPSDSSTSKLSNAIATSSGKCALSYSTDHLTTGLPESIMDSATSGEANFPHSGGDTLKTSDTLIQTGYASDCQQKRNPSDLDSSNLKRMVYVKRKANQLVAASDIHDVSQNQIPSSDGYFKRSKNQLVRNSESRCNQSISLPDDALDTRSAANMVSERPSSSAFSDSGM; this is encoded by the coding sequence ATGGATTCTTCTCATTACAATCCTACCTACGATCCATGGAATTCTCCTTActctcctcatcttcatcctccCTCTGCTCCTCTTCCGCCGCCACCGCCGTTaccgcctcctcctcctcctcgtcAATCTCATCCCGAAAGCCCTAATTTATATGGTCGATCAACTCAGAGCAATGGTCAACGTCAAGATTACCTCCATCAATACTCTCATCATCGCCAAGATCTTCCGCCCAATACGGTGGTTAATCAGCCGACTTCAAACTACTACCAGCATCCGCCACCGCTCCAGCAACAGCATCAGCCACTATCGcttcagcagcagcagcagcatcCTCAATACATTCCTCAGCAGGTTAGTTATGAGCCTCAAAGAATATCACAGCCGTTGACATCGAGTATTCAATGTACGGAATCTCAGTCTGATTGGGTTGGGTTCAATGAAAAGCGGCTTGATTCATGGACAGTGGATTCAGGTCCGGGTCGAAGCCGAGTGGATGATGGTCCAAGCCGTAACTATCAGTATGACTACAGCCGTAACTCGTCGGGTGTTAATCGTGGTTTAGATGGTAGTTCTAGGTCTAGAGATGAGTTTCGTAGTCTTGGATATGCTAGAAAAGAATCTGGAGTCACTAGAACAGAGGGGAATTATCAAGCCCGTGGTCAGTTAAAATCAGAATCCGATAGATATGTTAGGGGTTTAGGTGATGGAAATAGGGTTTTATCCTCTAGTGTTGGTTATGGCAGTGACAGATATGGTCTTACAGTAAGTCGAGATGTGACTAGGTCATCAGCAAGCCGTGAAGGGGCTAGAGAAACACGTAATGAAGGGAGGACTCTCTATCCCGAGAAAAAGGATGATTACTATCATTCTGAGATTGAACAATATTTTGATCGTGGAAGGAGAGAGGCGAGCAATGAGTTGAATCGAACACCTAGGAAACAAGTTCAGAAGAAGAGTGCTCTGCTAAGGCTTGAAACTCCAAGATCCTATAAAAACAGTAGAGAGAATGAATGGTCTCGGCAACATAATCATCATAATGGTAATGGGAAAAGGTTTAACTCTAACTCATATAGGGGTAAGGAACACTTGGGTCATTCTGATCGTGGACTGGTGGAGAAGCAAAGGGGGAGAAGTCCAGTGGATCTtgatatatcatttaaatCGAATGTTCTGGTAGCTAAGCCCGTAGCATCACCTACAAGTGCAGGCATCCGTTCGGGTGCGTCTGTGACACCTAGGTCTATTAAAGCTAGAAGAGCTTTGCTTTCTGataaaaatgagaaagttTCAGTAACTGAAAGAAATGGAAAGCTGGGAACCCATTTGTCAGATGAGATTTCGGTTTCTGAGGGCTTCAGACGGTCTACAAGGCAAACTACTGCatctaaaaatgaaaaagaaccTGACAGTCACTCAACCCCGTCTTCCAGTGATTCTGGTGGTAAGCTAAACAAGGTACGATTTGTTAATGGTGTCGTTCAGGACAGCAAAGTCAAACTTACCGATTCAGGTCCTGAAGCTTCAACTCATGATACAGAAAAGATCTCTAGTTTTTGTGAGACTTTGATAGAGGCCAAGGATGACATTAATGTCAAACATGGTATCAATACGGAGGCTTGCTCCACTGAGGAAGGTGTTATTGATGGAAATCAAAGTACACTGAAGTCTCATGAAGATGTGTTGGACAGAACGAGCACTGATTGTAATGCAGGCGAAGCGCTTTTGCCGAAGGTCATGGAGATGGATGAAATCCTGAAGACAAAGACAACAATCAATACGTCTCCTGGTAAGTTACCTGTATCATGGCCAACCGTCGCTGATCTTTCTGGGTGTTCTGAGGACATGGATTGTGATGAGGATATGGATTGTGATGAGGACATGGATTGTATACCATCAAGGAATATACCAATGATGGAAGTAAATACTGggtttgaagaaagaaaatccatTAATTCATCTGATGGATCTTTGGGTTATGGAGGAAAGGATTTTCAGAAGCCATATCTAGATGCTTCCATCTATTTTAATAGAGAAGACCCTGGTGATAAGGTGTTGGCGAAGTCAGATATCGGTGGTATTGAAGATGACAACAAGAGGATTGATAAGAATGTAGATTCCTTGTCTCCTGAAAATGACTCCTCTAGGGGTCGCCCCATGGGTCTGGATTCCCCTGCCTCTCTGGACATTGCTAATGTTTCATTGGATCTTGCTAATTCAAATAATAGTGCGTCAGGGGATCTTGCTAATGCTAACAGTTTTACCGTTGGGACATATATGAATCCTATGGTCACGTCACCTGATAAGAGTGTAGTTTTCCAGATGGAAAGTAAAAATCTTCCTCACTGCAAAAACACAGTCAATGCACCGGTTGAGAATGTTAGCGGAAAAGGATACATGGAAACTACGCCTCTTAATGTTGCTGCAGAAACGGCTGACAATATGGACAGTGAAGAAGGTAAACAGACTTGTGTAAACGACACTTCTTCATCTCTGACAAAGGTTGGAGTAAAGGGATCATCAAATGTGCTGTCTGTGGAGAGGACTGGTGGCTGTTCGCATAGTGATGAATCTGATTTAGCTATGGCAGTGCCATCTGAGGGGTGTATGGAAAATGTAAGCACCGAGAGACTTGTCCCTGATGAGGAGCTGATTTTGAAATCTTATCATCCTGCAGAAATTCCTTGTGTAGATAGTGGTTCTGATAGTAGAGGTTTGAAAACTTGTTTATTGGAGCCAAATGTTTCTCTTAGCAAAGATCTTACTGATTGTGCGAGAGAGAGTCTTGTTGAGCAAGATGTTAGCCAAAGATCTGCCATATTTTGTGATAAATTACCTAGCTTGTCTGCGTTCGTAACTGAAACAACTCTTGCAATTGGAATTAATGGCATGTCTGGTAATGAAACAGTTACTGATACTGAATCTGGTCTCCACGAAATTCAACCATGTACAACAGTATGTAAGTTGTCTCCTGAAGATCGTTTTGGATATGGATCATCTGGTGCCATTGGTTCTGTCCGGAGTCTCTCTATAGataaaaatcttgaaaaggATTCTTCAAAGGTCAGTTCTTGCTTAGTATCTGATAATTCTGTTAGTCCTTGTCATATTTCGCCATTGGTGGCAGTGAATGAGgagatacaaaacaaaatatctgtTAAAGCTAACTACAGTAATTCTCAAGATGGCATCAAGCATAAGGAAGATAATTGTACTGAAAGCGTTGAGGTAGAAACTCATGAAGAGAAAGCAAAGCTTCCTGGAGGAACTTCTAAGTACAGAACTCCGGTAACTAATATTACTGCTGGTAGTGGGGGGGactctctgtttttatgtGATTCTTTATCCAGCTCACGAAGGCGGATACGGAGTGAAGTTCATGTTTCGGCTGTGGTTGATGAAACTAGCAAAGGTGAAGAGAAATCCAAGCCTTCTGGTGGTATTGTTGCTGTTAGGAGGGATTCAGTGTTTCCATGTGATTCTCTATCCAGCTCGCCTAGGCTGTCCAGACCGTTACGGAGTGAAATTCATGTTGCTTCTATGGTTGATGAAACTAGCAAATCTATAGAGAAAATAGAGTCTTCTGGTGGAACTTCTGAGCACAGAACTCCGGAAACTGATATTGTTGCTGGTAGTAGGGATTCAGTGTTTCCATGTAATTCTTTATCAAACTCACAAAGGCTGAGCTTCAGGCAGTTACGGAGTGAAATTCATGTTGCTAATATGGTTGATGAAACCAACAGAGTTAAAGAGAGTCAAAATGGAGATAGTCTTTTAGATACTTTACAAGAGCAAATTATGACCTCCCATGAGTTAACCCAGCCAGGTTCTTCGGCGCATTGTGATTTAGTTATGAAGCCAATGGGTGATCCAATAGCGAAACTGACTGATATAACTTCTGATGTGGGCTCTCAAGAAAAAGACTTACGGAACATTGCTAAGACTGATACATTTGATGGCGAAGCAGTGTCATCTGATGGACAAGTTTCTGGAACTGAAATTCCTGGTGGTTCAGGTGTTCGTGTGTCCAGATCATACTCACATGCAGATGTTAAATTTGCTTTGACCCATGTTAAAGAGCATGTAGTCTCTGTACCACACCGGGATCCCCAAAGTAAGACATCTATGAATTCTAAGTATGAAAtagaaaagaggaaaaagaaaccCAATTACTCTACTCAGAAAAGTTATCCCAGTTCCCTGCCTTATGTGTCTGACACTAAGAAAGATGCTAACCCTCCAATTCATATCACAAAGCGTCACACTTGGCATCGAAAGTCCGATGCTTCTCCCTCTTCTTTTGTAGCTGCCAAGCCTTTGTCGTCTACGTTGTCTACACAACAGAAGTTTCCCAAAGTGACTGCCCAATCTAATAATAGTTACGTACGTAAAGGGAATAGTCTTCTTCGAAAACCCTCACATGGTTCTCCTGGTGCTGCCCTTGGAATACCTCCATCTGCTATCCAGTTGAACCATTTCACTGTGGAAGACAAAAGCACGGGATCTTCCAATATGGTTGATGTAGATAATGCTTCTTCACTTGTTAAAACAGGGGAAATAGCTACTCTTGAGAGGCAGTCAAAGCCTCCCTCAGACAGCAGCACTTCCAAACTATCAAATGCCATCGCTACTTCATCAGGAAAATGTGCTTTATCTTACAGCACGGATCATCTCACCACTGGTTTACCTGAGTCTATCATGGATTCTGCTACATCTGGAGAAGCTAATTTTCCACATTCTGGTGGGGACACATTGAAGACATCTGATACACTGATTCAGACGGGTTATGCTTCAGATTGCCAGCAGAAGAGAAATCCGTCTGACTTGGATTCTTCAAATTTGAAGAGAATGGTATATGTCAAGAGAAAGGCAAATCAGTTGGTTGCAGCTTCAGATATTCATGATGTAAGTCAGAACCAGATTCCTTCCTCTGATGGGTACTTTAAGCGAAGTAAAAATCAGCTAGTAAGGAATTCAGAGAGCCGTTGCAATCAGTCAATTTCCTTGCCTGATGATGCATTAGATACACGATCAGCTGCAAACATGGTTTCGGAAAGACCATCTAGCTCAGCATTCTCTGACTCTGGTATGTAA